The following is a genomic window from Marinococcus sp. PL1-022.
GGTTTTACGGGAGTTCTACGAGCGTGCCGCCGCCGATCAGGCAGACACAAGGATCGCCTGGCCGGCTGTTGTTCCTTCTGTGATGACATCTCTCGAAGAGCTGTATGGCACCGCCTTTTCCATTCAGGATATCAACCGGCGGATCCAGCAGACGGCTGAGCGCCTGGGCGCTTCTGTATATGAGGATCAGCTTACAGAGGATGAACAGTCCCGTTTTGCCCATTTCTACGACAGGGTGCTTGCAAGAAACAAAAAGGCGACCCAGCCACGCTCATAGGAAAACCTTACACAGCCCAAAACTGGTATTGTTTGCGGCTGTTTTCTTATGATTTTATTGAATGGAAATGTTTGGGATGCTCTCAAACGTGGAAGAATCCTCTCAGGACAAAAAATAAAGGTGGGTATACTATGTCTAACGGCTTAAGCAAGGGCTGGATATACTTTTTTGGAGCCCTTGGCGGCTTATTGTACGGTTATGAAACCGGTGTTATATCCGGAGCTCTCATTTTCATTGATCAGGACATTCCTCTTTCAAGCTTACTGCAGGGTGTCGTCGTCAGCTCGCTGCTCGCAGGGGCTATCGTTGGTGCCGGACTTAGCGGCTATGTATCGGATAAATTTGGCCGAAGACGGGTCGTATTTGTAATCGCTCTCGTTTACTTAATTGGCTCTTTGACTCTTGCATTTTCTCCAAACGCAGGTGTACTTATTACCGGCCGTGTTATTCTCGGCCTTGCAGTCGGGGGGTCAACGGCGCTTGTGCCAGTGTACCTCTCGGAAATGGCTCCAACCAGTCAGCGCGGTGCTCTCTCGTCTTTAAACCAGCTAATGATCACTCTTGGTATTCTGCTTGCCTACATCGTCAACTACGCCTTCACTCCGATTGAAGGATGGCGTTGGATGGTCGGGCTCGCATCCGTGCCGGCGATTCTGCTTATGATTGGTGTAATCTTTATGCCTGAAAGCCCGCGTTGGCTGATCAAACGGAACCGCGAACAGGAAGCCCGGAATATCATGGGCTTAACACGCGACCAGTCAGAAATCGAAGATGAAATGAAACAAATGAAGGAAATTGAAAATATTGAAGAAGGCACCGGCGATCTCCTGAAGGCAAAATGGCTGCGGCCAATGCTGATAGTCGGCTGTCTGCTCGCTGCCTTTCAGCAGCTGATTGGTATAAACTCCGTTATTTATTATGCACCGACTATTTTCACGGAAGCAGGACTCGGTAACGCCGCTTCAATTCTTGGTACAGTCGGTATCGGTACAGTAAACGTGTTAATGACTCTAGTAGCGATCGCAACGATCGACAAACTGGGACGGAAAAAGCTGCTTCTGATCGGAAACGTTGGTATGGTCAGCAGTCTCGCAGTGCTTTCCATAATTCTGTTCAGCGTCGAACTCACTACCTTCGTTGCCTGGCTGATCGTGGTTTTCCTTGGCGTATTTATTATGTTCTTTTCCGCCACGTGGGGGCCGGTCGTATGGGTTATGCTTCCAGAGCTCTTCCCAATGAAAGCCCGCGGTGCAGCTACCGGCATTACAACGCTCGTACTGTCTCTGGCTAACTTAATTGTTTCCTTAACCTTCCCGATTTTATTAGGAGCCATAGGCATCAATTGGGTTTTCGTTATCTTCGCTTTCATGGGCGTGCTTGCCTTCTTATTCGTACTGCGGTTTATTCCGGAAACCAAAGGACGCAGTCTCGAAGATATCGAAAAAGATCTTCGCGGAGGATTATCCTCCAAATCGTAAAAGCTTTTTAGACGGGCGCTCCTCGGAGTGTCCGTCTTTTTTCTGGTTTTAATTATCAAGGGCACGGAAATACGTGTCATACATGCTTATTTCTGAAGGAGGAAAATGATGAGCGAAGAAACGAACGAAGAGCTGTATAATCCAATGGCGGACAAGTACCTGCCGATGACCTCGGTAAAAAGCGGCAAAGAGCATACCGTAGCCCAAGGAGTGCATGCTTATACAAATAAAATCGTTAATATCTGTACTATCGAACAGCATGATAATAATAACAACTGGGTGCTGGTTGATACCGGCATGCCTAAATCCTCGGATAAGGTGATTCAGGCTGTCGAGGATTTATACGGCACAAACAATAAACCAAACGCCATCATACTCACGCACGGTCATTTTGATCATGTGGGTACAGTGGTCGAGCTCGTTAAAAAATGGAATGTTCCCGTTTACGCCCACCCGGAGGAAATGCCTTATCTGACCGGAAAGAAAGCATATCCAAAGGCGGACAGCTCTGTAGACCGCGGACTCGTCGCGAAGATGTCGCCACGGTTTCCAAACGAGCCGGTCAACCTGGGAGATTTCGTGCAGCCGCTTCCGTCCGACGGTTCTGTCCCCGAGCTCGGCGAATGGAAATGGCTGCACACCCCCGGACACACGCCCGGGCACATTTCCCTGTTTCGTGAACACGACCGGACGCTCATTGCCGGTGATGCTTTTGTTACTGTAAAACAGGAGTCCCTTTCCCGTGTTACGACCCAAAAGCTTGAAATCCACGGCCCGCCGAAATATTTAACAATGGACTGGGTCGATGCTAAAAGCTCTGTTGAAAAATTAAACCAGCTCGAGCCAGCCGCTGCAATCACCGGCCATGGCATGCCGGTTCGCGGCAGCGCGCTGCAGGATGGACTGCAAAAGCTTGCAGATAACTTTGATACCGCAGCTGTACCAGAAACACAGACGCACGACACACGGCAGTAGCACAAAAAAGACCTTTCGGATGAATTCTCCGAAAGGTCTTTTTCATTTATGATTCTTTATTCGCTACTGCTTCGCGTTCGGTGATAGCCTGCTTGGCCGTAATAAGGGAAAGCTTGTACACATCGTCTATGCTGCACCCTCTTGAGAGATCATTCACCGGCTTATTCAGGCCCTGAAGAATCGGTCCGATAGCATCGTAGCCGCCGAGGCGCTGGGCGATCTTAT
Proteins encoded in this region:
- a CDS encoding sugar porter family MFS transporter, with translation MSNGLSKGWIYFFGALGGLLYGYETGVISGALIFIDQDIPLSSLLQGVVVSSLLAGAIVGAGLSGYVSDKFGRRRVVFVIALVYLIGSLTLAFSPNAGVLITGRVILGLAVGGSTALVPVYLSEMAPTSQRGALSSLNQLMITLGILLAYIVNYAFTPIEGWRWMVGLASVPAILLMIGVIFMPESPRWLIKRNREQEARNIMGLTRDQSEIEDEMKQMKEIENIEEGTGDLLKAKWLRPMLIVGCLLAAFQQLIGINSVIYYAPTIFTEAGLGNAASILGTVGIGTVNVLMTLVAIATIDKLGRKKLLLIGNVGMVSSLAVLSIILFSVELTTFVAWLIVVFLGVFIMFFSATWGPVVWVMLPELFPMKARGAATGITTLVLSLANLIVSLTFPILLGAIGINWVFVIFAFMGVLAFLFVLRFIPETKGRSLEDIEKDLRGGLSSKS
- a CDS encoding MBL fold metallo-hydrolase, yielding MSEETNEELYNPMADKYLPMTSVKSGKEHTVAQGVHAYTNKIVNICTIEQHDNNNNWVLVDTGMPKSSDKVIQAVEDLYGTNNKPNAIILTHGHFDHVGTVVELVKKWNVPVYAHPEEMPYLTGKKAYPKADSSVDRGLVAKMSPRFPNEPVNLGDFVQPLPSDGSVPELGEWKWLHTPGHTPGHISLFREHDRTLIAGDAFVTVKQESLSRVTTQKLEIHGPPKYLTMDWVDAKSSVEKLNQLEPAAAITGHGMPVRGSALQDGLQKLADNFDTAAVPETQTHDTRQ